One Prunus dulcis chromosome 8, ALMONDv2, whole genome shotgun sequence DNA window includes the following coding sequences:
- the LOC117637161 gene encoding uncharacterized protein LOC117637161 isoform X1 — MALACQEVPPWTLGVIVGAFLDLALAYFLLCVSAFVFFASKFLKIFWVYLPCPCNGFLGYRNRDLCLHKLLIDGPVARIRVVQELVKSKFPFDVVWSKDQRSNLNLKLIRDVNCEIGVHEFESEAYSSAYSSPKLQNLVDRESGYDAKGKRIMVLKKRPGIRRSRRAAPEYGKLPSPLSNDSLKSAARIFPFPCDDRYTRETSGESSVAVAGREDGSQDDAKAPTGDNMEECQTSKLSGPAGESKGVDIKEKAPIVGNEMDTIRILQEALQKEKASCAALYLELEKERGAAATAADEAMAMISRLQKDKASIEMEVRQYQRMIEEKFVYDEEEMDVLKEILLSREKENHFLEKEVEAYRQMSFSGKEQCNGDLSGMLHELGQKPSPSFSTDPLMMLQQTDDTKYNCKKFGDLADSTSEYEASFVEKQIHHNGHGSIEKCVISAGEEKVHTDDVMYQGMTTQPSQENIDIEKTLYSDDEEQQQRGNLENSLHSSMLDTEPAVYDVHVIDGKTELWKEESKSSIYTALDGSQDLTPTFGASASSELVQAFPSTSRVDTEPKINTSSLEMRCGLPMLDNSQCKTLVIDSTKNCSPAVNSERWKIDTEVELTNARRDKREVSFLFLF, encoded by the exons atGGCTTTGGCTTGCCAGGAAGTTCCGCCGTGGACCTTAGGTGTTATTGTAGGAGCCTTTCTCGACCTTGCTCTGGCTTATTTCCTGCTATGTGTATctgcttttgtgttttttgcATCGAagtttttgaagattttttgggtttatttgcCATGTCCTTGTAATGGGTTCTTGGGGTATAGAAACCGTGATCTTTGCTTGCATAAGTTACTTATTGATGGGCCAGTTGCAAGGATCCGTGTTGTTCAGGAGTTGGTGAAGAGCAAGTTCCCTTTTGATGTTGTTTGGTCTAAGGATCAAAGGTCcaacttgaatttgaaattgattagAGATGTGAATTGTGAGATTGGAGTTCATGAGTTTGAAAGTGAAGCATATTCTAGTGCGTATTCAAGTCCAAAATTGCAAAATCTGGTTGATAGGGAAAGTGGGTATGATGCCAAGGGGAAGAGGATTATGGTTCTAAAGAAAAGGCCTGGCATTCGACGCTCTAGGAGGGCTGCTCCTGAATATGGAAAGCTTCCTTCGCCATTGTCAAATGATAGTTTGAAGTCAGCTGCTCGTATATTCCCCTTTCCATGTGATGACAGATATACAAGAGAGACATCTGGTGAAAGCTCAGTTGCCGTAGCTGGGAGAGAAGACGGTTCTCAGG ATGATGCGAAAGCACCAACTGGAGATAATATGGAGGAATGCCAAACTTCTAAGTTGAGTGGACCAGCCGGTGAGAGTAAGGGTGTggacataaaagaaaaggctcCTATTGTTGGAAACGAAATGGATACAATCAGGATATTGCAAGAAGCACTGCAAAAAGAGAAAGCTTCTTGTGCTGCTCTTTATCTGGAGCTAGAGAAAGAGCGAGGTGCTGCTGCCACTGCTGCTGATGAAGCGATGGCCATGATATCTCGTCTGCAAAAGGATAAAGCATCAATAGAAATGGAAGTGAGACAGTACCAAAGGATGATAGAAGAAAAGTTTGTTTATGATGAAGAGGAGATGGATGTTCTGAAAGAGATTCTTCTTAGTAGGGAGAAGGAGAACCATTTCTTGGAGAAGGAAGTTGAAGCATATAGGCAGATGAGCTTTTCAGGAAAAGAACAATGTAATGGTGATTTGAGTGGTATGTTGCATGAATTGGGACAAAAGCCTTCCCCTTCATTTAGTACAGATCCTCTAATGATGCTGCAGCAGACTGATGATACTAAATATAACTGTAAGAAATTCGGAGATCTTGCAGATAGTACTTCTGAATATGAGGCTTCATTTGTTGAAAAACAAATCCATCATAATGGGCATGGTTCAATTGAGAAATGTGTTATTTCAGCCGGGGAAGAAAAAGTACACACGGATGATGTAATGTACCAAGGAATGACCACTCAACCATCCCAGGAGAATATTGATATTGAGAAAACCTTATATTCTGATGATGAAGAGCAGCAGCAACGTGGGAATCTTGAGAACAGTTTGCATAGTTCAATGCTTGATACAGAGCCAGCTGTTTATGATGTTCATGTCATTGATGGTAAAACTGAACTTTGGAAAGAAGAAAGTAAATCATCAATTTATACTGCATTGGATGGATCCCAGGATTTGACTCCTACATTTGGAGCTTCTGCAAGCAGTGAGTTAGTACAAGCTTTTCCAAGCACAAGCCGGGTGGATACTGAACCTAAAATTAATACAAGTTCTTTGGAAATGCGTTGTGGGTTACCAATGTTGGATAACTCCCAATGCAAAACCTTGGTCATTGACTCAACGAAGAATTGTTCGCCTGCAGTAAATAGTGAAAGGTGGAAGATTGACACTGAGGTTGAACTTACAAATGCTAGAAGAGATAAAAGAGAAGTTagcttcctcttcctcttctga
- the LOC117637161 gene encoding uncharacterized protein LOC117637161 isoform X2 — translation MALACQEVPPWTLGVIVGAFLDLALAYFLLCVSAFVFFASKFLKIFWVYLPCPCNGFLGYRNRDLCLHKLLIDGPVARIRVVQELVKSKFPFDVVWSKDQRSNLNLKLIRDVNCEIGVHEFESEAYSSAYSSPKLQNLVDRESGYDAKGKRIMVLKKRPGIRRSRRAAPEYGKLPSPLSNDSLKSAARIFPFPCDDRYTRETSGESSVAVAGREDGSQDDAKAPTGDNMEECQTSKLSGPAGESKGVDIKEKAPIVGNEMDTIRILQEALQKEKASCAALYLELEKERGAAATAADEAMAMISRLQKDKASIEMEVRQYQRMIEEKFVYDEEEMDVLKEILLSREKENHFLEKEVEAYRQMSFSGKEQCNGDLSGMLHELGQKPSPSFSTDPLMMLQQTDDTKYNCKKFGDLADSTSEYEASFVEKQIHHNGHGSIEKCVISAGEEKVHTDDVMYQGMTTQPSQENIDIEKTLYSDDEEQQQRGNLENSLHSSMLDTEPAVYDVHVIDGKTELWKEESKSSIYTALDGSQDLTPTFGASASSELVQAFPSTSR, via the exons atGGCTTTGGCTTGCCAGGAAGTTCCGCCGTGGACCTTAGGTGTTATTGTAGGAGCCTTTCTCGACCTTGCTCTGGCTTATTTCCTGCTATGTGTATctgcttttgtgttttttgcATCGAagtttttgaagattttttgggtttatttgcCATGTCCTTGTAATGGGTTCTTGGGGTATAGAAACCGTGATCTTTGCTTGCATAAGTTACTTATTGATGGGCCAGTTGCAAGGATCCGTGTTGTTCAGGAGTTGGTGAAGAGCAAGTTCCCTTTTGATGTTGTTTGGTCTAAGGATCAAAGGTCcaacttgaatttgaaattgattagAGATGTGAATTGTGAGATTGGAGTTCATGAGTTTGAAAGTGAAGCATATTCTAGTGCGTATTCAAGTCCAAAATTGCAAAATCTGGTTGATAGGGAAAGTGGGTATGATGCCAAGGGGAAGAGGATTATGGTTCTAAAGAAAAGGCCTGGCATTCGACGCTCTAGGAGGGCTGCTCCTGAATATGGAAAGCTTCCTTCGCCATTGTCAAATGATAGTTTGAAGTCAGCTGCTCGTATATTCCCCTTTCCATGTGATGACAGATATACAAGAGAGACATCTGGTGAAAGCTCAGTTGCCGTAGCTGGGAGAGAAGACGGTTCTCAGG ATGATGCGAAAGCACCAACTGGAGATAATATGGAGGAATGCCAAACTTCTAAGTTGAGTGGACCAGCCGGTGAGAGTAAGGGTGTggacataaaagaaaaggctcCTATTGTTGGAAACGAAATGGATACAATCAGGATATTGCAAGAAGCACTGCAAAAAGAGAAAGCTTCTTGTGCTGCTCTTTATCTGGAGCTAGAGAAAGAGCGAGGTGCTGCTGCCACTGCTGCTGATGAAGCGATGGCCATGATATCTCGTCTGCAAAAGGATAAAGCATCAATAGAAATGGAAGTGAGACAGTACCAAAGGATGATAGAAGAAAAGTTTGTTTATGATGAAGAGGAGATGGATGTTCTGAAAGAGATTCTTCTTAGTAGGGAGAAGGAGAACCATTTCTTGGAGAAGGAAGTTGAAGCATATAGGCAGATGAGCTTTTCAGGAAAAGAACAATGTAATGGTGATTTGAGTGGTATGTTGCATGAATTGGGACAAAAGCCTTCCCCTTCATTTAGTACAGATCCTCTAATGATGCTGCAGCAGACTGATGATACTAAATATAACTGTAAGAAATTCGGAGATCTTGCAGATAGTACTTCTGAATATGAGGCTTCATTTGTTGAAAAACAAATCCATCATAATGGGCATGGTTCAATTGAGAAATGTGTTATTTCAGCCGGGGAAGAAAAAGTACACACGGATGATGTAATGTACCAAGGAATGACCACTCAACCATCCCAGGAGAATATTGATATTGAGAAAACCTTATATTCTGATGATGAAGAGCAGCAGCAACGTGGGAATCTTGAGAACAGTTTGCATAGTTCAATGCTTGATACAGAGCCAGCTGTTTATGATGTTCATGTCATTGATGGTAAAACTGAACTTTGGAAAGAAGAAAGTAAATCATCAATTTATACTGCATTGGATGGATCCCAGGATTTGACTCCTACATTTGGAGCTTCTGCAAGCAGTGAGTTAGTACAAGCTTTTCCAAGCACAAGCCGG TAA